Proteins encoded within one genomic window of Flavobacterium gilvum:
- a CDS encoding thymidine kinase has protein sequence MFLENTVNHKEQFGWIEVICGSMFSGKTEELIRRLKRAQFAKQKVEIFKPAIDTRYHEEMVVSHDSNEIRSTPVPAAANIAILAQGCDVVGIDEAQFFDDEIVTVCNDLANQGIRVIVAGLDMDFKGNPFGPMPALMATAEYVTKVHAVCTRTGNLANYSFRKSDNDKLVMLGETDEYEPLSRAAYYHAMRKDEESK, from the coding sequence ATGTTTCTCGAAAACACAGTAAATCATAAAGAGCAGTTTGGTTGGATTGAAGTCATTTGTGGCTCAATGTTTTCGGGAAAAACCGAAGAACTCATTCGTAGGCTGAAAAGAGCGCAATTTGCCAAACAAAAAGTTGAAATTTTCAAACCCGCAATCGATACCCGCTACCACGAGGAAATGGTGGTGTCTCACGACAGTAACGAAATTCGCTCTACGCCTGTTCCCGCAGCGGCCAATATTGCTATTTTGGCGCAAGGCTGTGATGTTGTTGGAATTGATGAAGCGCAGTTTTTTGATGACGAAATAGTAACGGTTTGCAACGACCTTGCCAATCAGGGAATTCGTGTTATTGTTGCCGGTTTGGACATGGATTTCAAAGGGAATCCTTTTGGGCCAATGCCTGCGCTTATGGCTACAGCCGAGTATGTTACCAAAGTGCACGCCGTGTGTACGCGAACCGGAAATTTGGCGAATTACAGTTTTAGAAAAAGCGACAACGATAAACTCGTAATGCTAGGTGAAACTGATGAATATGAGCCATTGAGCCGCGCCGCTTATTATCACGCAATGCGAAAAGATGAAGAATCAAAATAA